TTCATGTTGCTTCTCCCAGGAACAGGATATTCAGCTGCAAGGCTGGTGGATTTGAAGGTAGGTATACAAAGGACCTTGGTTTGCAATGACCACAGTGTGTCACTGCTCTCTTAGGACTGGGACACAGGTAGCTTTTCTTTCTACTTACTCTTGGAGTCTTTTGAAGCACCATAAATAATCCTGAAGAACAGAATTCCTCAACAGCTACAGCAGGTCCAAATCCAGGTTTCTGCAGTCCCTCTGCATCCCTGTCCTCCAAGACATTCCCCCCTCTCTGCCTTGTGCTACTATTATGACTTAGGACAGGCTTGTTGACAATTACCCACACAAAGAGTGACTTGTTTTCACCAAAAAAGCTTCCTCACTGCCCCAAGTGACAGGTCTGGAAACCAACACAGCCCAAACCTGCTGGGTGCACCTCACATCCTGCAAGATGTTAACAGAACTTAAAATGACAAAGTGATTTAGCTACTTATGATTTAGCACTATCTGAAAGCCAAGAACAACTAACATCCATTTCCATTTTCTGTATCTCTTTTCCTTCTCAAACAGTTTTCTGTTTATCCTGAGCAGAACTCTAAATTTCACAAGAGGCTCAGCTAAGTTAGTCAGCACATCAAGCAGGAATGCTGGGCTGCTGTGGGTACACCCTGAGGAAAAAGAGCAGgccacagagaaaaaaaagcctGGACAGGCAACCAAGATCCAGCAGGACTTTGAGTCTCTGCAGACAAAAATCTCTTCAATGTTTTCAATCCTCTCAAATCCAAATTACACCTCTTGCCTAGCCCAGGTATTACTCTGTACCCAACACATGCTGCAACAGCAGTGCAGTAACCCTGACAGTGGTGCTTATACTCCAAACTAACACAAGAATAATAACATGGGACAGGTTACATTTCAGCTTTTAAAACACTTACATGTCCTCAGCTGACATCTTCATTACTCCCACACATAATGCATGTTGTTTCCCCTCTGCCATAATTGCCTACAAATTACTGCTAAGGAAAACAGAGTTCTTTTTAAACTGTTTCAGAAAAGTCAAAGCAATATAAAGAAATTACTTCCAAAAACACTTTCAAAAGCCAGTGTTGAACTTTTAATCTTTTAGTAATTCTAGAGTTCCAGTTCTTAAAGATAAGCAAAACAGTGCACTGAATTTAACAACTGAATCAGTGTGCAGAACAAAGCATGCATTTATGAACTTGGAACAACAATTACAGAAAAAATCTCCCAGTACTAAATTTCTTCCTTTGTGCCTAACACAGAGATGACAGTCTCTGCCTTTCTGGAACAAAACAGCACATGTTTGTGGGGCCATTTTAGATTCCAAGGCACAGAAGAATTGAGACACCAATTTAAAAACCACAAGTACTGAAATCACATGTGTCCTTTTCAGAGCTTAGCACATGATGTTCACTGCTGATCTTTTCCTATAGCATCCAACTAACAACAAAAGCAGCACAGCTTGGTGCTGTAAATGCTGTATTTGTTCAGGGTTCTTTTCTCAGTAATATAAGGAGTGAATTAGCACACTCTCCTCATGTGACATACACTAACTTCATCAGACACAGAAAGCAAGTCCTGACTGCAGTAAAACTGATCCTACTCACCTTTCCTAATTCCCTATGAATAGGAGAGAATTCTTCTGAAGGGAATACAAGATTGACTAAGAAGGCAGGGCACAAATTGCACTGTACCTCATCTACTTTTACCATTCTGCATAAAATCACTAAGGAGTTCCACTTACCAATGAGATTAATGGAACAGAAGCCCACCCAACAGTACAGCAGGAATAGTTATGTGGTTTGGAACATACAGTAAGTGAAAAAATATTAACAACTTTACCCTTGCCAAGCAATATCTAAACCTCTGCATCTCCTTTCTGATTATTAGTTATTTCATGAAATCCAATTAAAACTCAAAGTACTACAGATAAAAATCAACTGAGAAAAACACAAGAACAGAAATGTAACTCATCCCACAGTGAGATGAATTCATATTTAAAAAGGATACAACAACAGTGTCAACAGCAGCAGGGTAAAGCTTTGCTCCAGGAGATGTCAGGCCAGGGCACATTATATTAGCTCCACTCAGGACGAATTTAATGGCGCCTTTATCAACCTGCTGATGCGGGAGAATAAATGGGTCTAGGAGGGGAAAGACACAGCATTGCCATTAATACAGCACCAGACAACATGAGCAGCTCATTGTAAAGTCAGTTTAAACAGGGCAGTGAGATCTAGAGGGTCCTGCAAGGGTAGAAGTATGAGAAACAATTACCAGAGCTCCTGCTGGGTGGTACTGTCCCAAAAGGACACAAATAttgaccccaaaggacacaaacactGACCCAAAGGGACACAGGTACTGTCCTCCCAGACCACATCTTTTATCTGAGAACCAAAGGTATTCCAGCACTTCAGGCTATGGCTCCTGCACACTCTCAGACCCACAGACTGAGCAACAATTTTCCACTAGGGAAAACAACCACACAAGTGCCCATCCTAAGAGATCTTAAAACCAAGGGGTCTTAAATCCTGCAAACTCCATGTACTCTTACAAATCACTCCAACGTGAAAGAAAAACAGTTTAACGTTAACAGAATAAAAAAGGCAAACACAGACAAAATTCATGAAAGCTGTCAGCTCTCCAAGCCATCCTTCAAGGGCAGGCACACTCCTGAAGCATTTCCAACACTGAGATCTGACTGAATAAGGTTCTTTAGGATTCAAAACAGAGTAACACAATCAAGcagaacagcaagaaaatattgcAAGAATAAATTGTGAAAAGTAAAAAGCATGCAGCCTAAGTTTCTACAGGAGACAGATATACATCATTAAACTCAGGAAGACAGAATATTTTTCTAGTAAGAACTTACAAGTATTTGTATAACAAAAAGACTTGAAAGAAAAAAGATAGGGACCAACAATAGCAAACTTATATCTCTGTTCTAAGAGAGCCTTTCAAGATTTTTTACAGAGCTTTACACAACTTAATTCTTACTTAAGTTCAGATTGCTTAGCATAAAGCATGGAGGCAATTAGCATAGACATGTGAAATagaaaattaataaattccaGTTAAGAAAGTATACTGTGTCTTTAACATCTATTCTGGAACATGCATTTGCATGGAATATATGGAATGGAGGCTCTTTTTGTTTCTAGAGATGTCCTGTGGAATCACACTGTCACCCCGctcttcccagcacagcccccctcAGAAAACTTACATTTGTGAAGCAACCTTAGCGTCGGGTAAAAAATCCCTTCTCTTTGCCTGAAGAACAGCAACTCCCCATTCACAGTGAGGATTTCTATATGTTCATGACtgcaagattaaaaaaaagaaaatccaagaGCTACTTAACCCTTCTACACTTTAAATACAGTATTTTACTTAATGGAGTCTGGTCTATCTTAGCACCTGAGAATAAAAACAGTCAATTAGCAACAAAATTTAAAACTAAAATATTATCTTTTTTTATGACTTGTTCTTCAGCAGTGGTCTCCTTCTTCCCCCTTGGAGAAAAAAGAAACCTACTGACCAAATACACAAACTGCATTTCCTTGGCACTGCTTTTTAAATGCAATACAAAGAGCAAATAATGAGGATTCAGCAAAAATGTACTAccctctatttaaaaaaaaagtaaaataatcgAGATAATACACAGAAGCCCAAAAATAGTACAAAATGTTACTGACAGGAATCCAAACAATTTTGAGCTTCCATGTGCATAAAGCTGAATACTTCCCTTCAACAACAGGCTGATCCTTGGAGAGACCCTGAGTACACTGCACATTAGCTACTAGGAAGCATTTCTAAGCTCCTCAAGCACCCTACTAGCATGTGCCTTTAAAGCACAACTTTCTAACTAGCTATTAAGAGATGATGGACGCCTATCAAAGGTGGTAGGTTTATTTACTGTACAAAGGAAACATACAAAGGAAGCAATCCTAGCACCTTGAAAGCA
The nucleotide sequence above comes from Melospiza melodia melodia isolate bMelMel2 chromosome 16, bMelMel2.pri, whole genome shotgun sequence. Encoded proteins:
- the MCTS1 gene encoding malignant T-cell-amplified sequence 1; translation: MFKKFDEKENVSNCIQLKTSVIKGIKNQLIDQFPVIEPWLNQIMPKKDPVKIVRCHEHIEILTVNGELLFFRQREGIFYPTLRLLHKYPFILPHQQVDKGAIKFVLSGANIMCPGLTSPGAKLYPAAVDTVVAIMAEGKQHALCVGVMKMSAEDIEKVNKGIGIENIHYLNDGLWHMKTYK